ACGGTCTCTTCCCGTTTCAATTCACCAAGCCAAAACAGGGTCTGGTATGCTGTTAAGAAGACTTCCGGAATGGCAGCGGCTTCTTCAAATGTTAATTCCTCCGGGATGATCATCGCCCTTCCCGCAGGCATCACCGCATATTCCGCATAACCCCCGCCGTTCACAAGCCCCATCACCCGTGTGCCCGGCTCGACCTTAACATTTGCACCTGCCTTTTCAACCACACCTGCGACTTCAACACCAAGAATCGGTGTCGTTGCGTAGCCGCCTGTATTTTCTCTATTCAAAATGTCTGTCCGGTTTACGGCGGTTGCCTGTACATGAATTAATATTTCGTCAGAACCAGGCTCAGGCACAGGCTGCTCGGACACCTGCAGCTGATCTGTCCCGCCAGGTTGTTTCACTGTAATACATTTCATCACTTCCACCCTTTCTTTCTACCTATCATACCAAAAACAACAATTTATCGACAATCCAGCGGCATAATTGCAAGTCAAGCTTTTAAACATTAAAATAGTACTTATGATTCTAACACGATCGTATATATCATGTGATACACCTAGTTGCCTCTGGAAAGGATGACCACCGATAGATATTACATCACCAATTCTCAAATTCAAAAAATCAATTATGACCATATTTATTCTACTGGCCGTGATCGGTGCCATCGTACAGTTCTGGGTGCCGGTCAATTACAGCATGGTCGATTATTTACCGGAAAATGCCCCATCAACAACTGCGATGGATGTCATGGAAGAAGAATTTGACTCTGCAGTTGCCAACACTCGAGTCATGGTACAGGATGTGTCCGTCCAAGAAGCCCTTGCTTTTAAAGAAGACATAGCGGCAATCGATGGAGTGAATGACGTCTCTTGGCTGGACGATGCCATAGATATCAGAACGCCTCTTGAAGTCGCTGATCAGGAAACAGTGGAAACGTATTATAAGAATGACAAAGCCCTGTTCACCCTGGAAATTGAGGAGGGCAAAGAAGTCCCAGCCACCGAAGCCATTTATGACGTGATCGGCAAGGACAATGCCATGGCGGGAGACGCTCTAAACACAGCGATCTCTCAACAAAAAACTGGACAGGAAACATTCAATGCGGCAGCCATTCTCATCCCTGTCGTTATTTTAATTCTGCTTTTGTCAACACGGTCCTGGTTTGAGCCGGTCCTATTCCTGACTGCCATCGGAATCTCTGTGCTCATTAACCTTGGAACCAATATTTTCATTGGAGAAATCTCATTTATTTCTCAATCTGTCGCGCCGATTCTCCAGCTCGCGGTTTCACTGGACTACGCCATATTCCTGCTTCATAGTTTTGACGATTACCGAAAAACAGATTCGCCGGAAAAAGCAATGAAACGTGCGATGAAACGGTCTTTCCCGGCAGTAACAGCAAGTGCTTCGACAACCTTTTTCGGTTTTCTGGCCCTGACGTTTATGGATTTTGAAATCGGGGCAGATCTCGGGCTGAACCTGGTCAAAGGGATTCTGCTCAGTTTCTTGAGTGTCATGGTCTTTCTGCCTGCTCTAACGCTAATCAGCTACAAGTGGATTGATAAAACCCATCACAAACAGTGGCTGCCTAACCGGTATCCGATTGGAAAATTCGTTACGAAGCTGCGTATTCCTGCGCTTCTGCTTGTGGCACTCATTATCGTGCCGGCTTTTCTTGCACAAAATGAAACCAACTTCATTTACGGCATGGGGGATAACCCGGACAACACACGCGCCGGTCAAGATGAAAATGCGATTAAAGACGCGTTTGGCAAATATACACCGATCGTACTGCTCGTGGACAAAGGCGACCTTGCCCGCCAGGAACAGTTCGTGGATGAGCTCAGTGAGCTGAAATATGTCAAAAGCACCGTTGACTACACGGGCGCTGTCGGTACAGGGATACCACCGGAGTACTTGGAAGAATCCGCCCGGGAACAATTTTTCTCAGAGCATTACAGCAGAATTATTTTAAATACGACAACAGATACGGAAGGCGATGCAGCCTTTGCCCTTGTGGAGGACGTGAAAGAAGTCGCTGCAAACTATTATGGTGATGACTACTATGCCACTGGCGAAAGCTTCACCTTATATGACATGAAACAAGTGGTTCAGGAAGACAATAAACTCGTCAACGTCCTGACTGTTGTAGCGATCGCCGCCGTCTTACTGATTACATTCAAATCCTTGTCCATGCCGCTCGTTCTGATCCTGACCATCCAAACCGCTGTATGGATGAACCTAGCTGTGCCTTATTTCACGAATGAGCCGCTCGTCTATATCGGTTATCTGATCATCAGCATCGTCCAACTGGCGGCCACTGTGGACTATGCCATACTTTTTACAGAAGACTATATGAACAATCGCCAGGAGATGCCGAAATTCGAAGCCATTAAGAAAACCATTAACGAGAAAATCTTTTCCATTGGGGTGTCCGCATCGATTCTGTCCAGTGTTGGCTTTATCATGTGGCTCACATCGACAGACCCGATTATCTCTTCCATCGGGATCCTGCTCGGCCGCGGAACGCTTCTCGCCTTTACAATGGTCGTGATTTTTCTGCCGGCACTGCTCGTTGTATTCGACAAACCGATCGAAAAAACAACTTGGCGCCCCAATTTTTATAAAAGGAAGTGATCGTATGCAAAAACAAACATTTAGAACTGCTTTCGCCGTACTGTGCAGCTTCCTGCTCTTGTTTGGGCTTTTACCCGCCGGGACGTTTGCAAAAGAAAAAGACACCGGCTCTGAGGGCATCATCGATTCCAAGGATGAGACCGTCTATGGCACCCTTCGTTCAGACGGCCAAACAAAAAGCATGTATGTCGTCAACACTTTTCACGTGGAAAAACAAGGTCAGTTAACCGACTTTGGCCCCTATACCGACGTACGCAACCTGACCAATTTAGAAGACATCAAAATGCCGTCAAATCATAAAGTCGTATTCGAGACCGACAGCGACGAATTTTATTACCAGGGCGAACTTAAGAATCAGCCGTTGCCCTGGAATTTATCCATCACCTATACACTCGACGGGGAGAAAATAGCACCCGAAAACCTTGCCGGCAAAAATGGCCATCTGCAAATCCAAATTGAAACGAAGCAAAACGAATCCGTTGATCCCGTGTTTTTCAACCATTATTTGCAGCAGATCAGCGTCACAATCGATCCGGCTAAATTTAAAAACGTGCAGGCACCCAAAGGAACGATTGCAAACGCCGGTAAGAATCAGCAGGTTACATTCACCGTGCTCCCGGAAAAAGAAGATGTCCTGATCATTTCCGCAGATGTAACCGAATTCGAGCTGAAACCCATTGAACTCAATGCCCTTCCTGCTAACATCGCAATTGAAGATCCGGATTATGGTGCGTTAACCAGTGACATGCAAACCCTGGCAGATGCTGTTGCCGAACTGCATAACGGGGTTGCTGAATTGAATGGCGGCATTTCCGATTTGAATGCCGGTGCAGCCGATTTAAGCTCCGGATCCAGTGATTTCCGAGGCGGACTTGCCGAGCTGAGTCAAAGATCTGGGGACTTGATAAGCGGGTCACGGGAAATTCAAAAAGGATTGAACGGGATTAATGAACGCCTCTCTGGAAATTTCGAGACGCCCGATTTAAGTGAGTTACAAGCCTTGCCAGAGGGGTTGCGAAAGCTAGCTGGCGCTTTGAATGAGTCAGCCGTTGGGCTTGGGGAATTGAAGGAAGGATTTAAAGGTGCTCATGATACTTTAAAAGGTACGATTAACCAGATTCCTGAAATTAACCCCGATGAAATTGATAGACTTTTAAACAATGTAGAGAAAGGGAGCGAGAACAAGAAAACAGTTAAAAAGCTCGTTCAAGCATATAAGAAAGCTCAAGAAGTTAAAGGTGTTTATCATGGTACCCAAGATCGACCTGGGGTAAAACAAGCATTTAACGCTGTCCCACAGACTTTGGATGAAGTTTCCGGCGGATTGAATGAAATGGTTACCCAACTCAATCAAACCGCTGACCAGATTGAAGCCGGCTTAAGCCAAATGGATCAGCTCGATCAGCTTGACCAGCTGCAGCAAGGCATTGCCACTTTGGCCAATGAATACAGTAACCTGCATTCCGGTATCGTTTCTTACACAGATGGCGTGAAGTCCTTAAATGCCAACTATAAGGAACTGGACAACGGCATTCAGTCGCTTTCGAACGGACTCAGCTCTGTAGATCAGGGCGCTAGCGAATTGCAAAGCGGTTCAAAAGAGCTCAAAGAAGAAACAGCAGATCTCCCGAGTGAATTTGAGTCTGAAATCCAGGAGATGCTTGACGAATTCGATTACTCCGATTTTGATCCCGTTTCATTCGTTTCAGATAAAAACGACCAGATCGGTGTTGTCCAATTTGTCCTCCAAACCGAAAGCATTGAAATGCCTGAAGCTGAAACACCTGATGCAAACGATGACGACGACAACCAAAGCATCTGGCAACGTTTCTTAAACCTATTTAAATAACACACCACCTCAAAACCGAGGCCAGACCCCTGGGCGAAACACCCTGGTGTCTGGCTCTTTTGTTTGAGAATGATTGGTTATATCGGAAATTCTGCCTCGGATATCGGAAATTTTGGAACCTATATCGGCGTTTTTGATGCATATATCGGCGAATTCACCCCATATATCGGAAAAACGCATAAAAGCACGCTAAAACAAAAACACAAAACCTCCCTGAACGAAAGATTTTGTGTTTCAAGTTCTACCCTACTATTCATTAATGGTACCCAGACTTTAAATTTAAGGCAGTTCATTACCTGCTGCTCTGTACAGCTCGTACCATTCTTTCCGTGTCAGTTGGACATCTGAAGCTTTGGCAATCTGGGTTAGCCGTTCCTGATTCATCGTTCCCACCACAGGCTGGATGGTTGCAGGATGACGCAAAATCCAGGCAATGGCCATCGTTGTTGGACTTACTCTTTTTTCTTCAGCCATCTCTTCAAGCTTTCGATTCACTTGTGGAAAATCCGGATTTCCGATAAAAGGTCCTTCAATCATGCCGTGCTGAAAGGGTGACCACGCCTGAATCGTAATGTCATTTAAGCGGCAATACTCCAATACCCCTCCATCGCGGACCACTGCAGGATCATTATGCATATTGACATTAAATCCAGCGTCAATCATAGGCGTATGGACAAGGCTCAACTGAAGCTGATTCACAATTAAATCGTCTTTTAAATATTTTTGCAGCAATTCCATTTGCAGGGGATTCTGGTTGCTCACCCCAAAATAACGGACTTTTCCACTGCCTTGCAATATCGCAAAAGCTTCTGCGACTTCCTCAGGTTCCATCAAGGTGTCCGGTCGATGCAAAAGGAGGGTATCAATATAGTCGGTTTTCAGCCGACGCAAACTTCCTTCCACCGATTCAATAATATGCTCCTTTGAAAAGTCAAAGAACCCATCACGAATTCCGCATTTCGTTTGCAATTTAATCGTTTCACGCCGGTCATCGCTCAGATTGATCGCATCTCCAAAAATCGCTTCGGAATGACCGTCTCCGTAAATATCGGCATGATCAAATAGATCTATACCGTTTTCAAGGGCATTGACAATCACACCTGAAGCCTCAACTCGAGTCAACTCATTCATCCGCATACAACCCAAAGCTATTTTGCTCGTTTCCAGCCTGCTTTTTCCCAGTTTAATTGTTTTCATGCTATAACGCTCCTTTTTTAGCATACTATAAACGCTTCCCTTCTCATTTTGCAACAAAACACATCTAATTTTGTGGTGTTGATTATATTTTGTTATGTTATAGTATTCACAAAGGATGTGGGTGAAATGAATGACAGGCAGAAAAAGTTGTTGCACATTTTGCTGACCAAATCAGATATGTTTTTTCATATAAAAGATCTTGCAGAACAACTGCACTGCTCAGAAAAAACAATTCGTAACGACTTATCTATCATTGAACAATCTTATAGCACTAATGATCACATTACATTATTACGCAAACCAGGAACGGGCATTTCTTTGCAAATTGATGAAGCTTTTAAAAGTGAAGTGTTTCAAAATTTATTGAGCATTAATCAAACTTCAGAGCGAGAACGTGTGGTGGAAATTGCTTATCAGCTTCTTTCATCGCCCATGCCTTTGACCTTGTCTACTCTAGCCCAAAAATATTACACCAATAAAACTATTATAAAAGACGATCTGAATCAAATAAAGAATTGGCTTACAGCGTTTCATCTTACATTGGAATCGAAACAACGCGTCGGCAGCACAATATCTGGTGATGAACTTAATAAACGAAACGCCCTTGCCAATTTATCTTCACTCACCTCTGAGGATTCAGATAGTCGCAGTCCGGTTCTTGCCCTTTTTCCGCAGAATGAGATCACACTTGTTCGAAAGACACTTAAGGATCTGCAGCAACATTTTGGCATTGCATTTACAGATGGTGGTTTTGACAGTCTGTTAATTCATACGCTCATTATGATCAAACGCATCAAGAGTCATTCCGCCTTGCATATATATAAAGTAAATGAAGATGAATATGCATCATTGCCTTTTAACATGACTGCTTGGTTTTTAGACAGATTAAAGTACAAACTTAATATTTCATTTCCAAAAAATGAACAAACATATTTCTCTGCTCATTTATTGAGTGCCAAGATCAAATATAAAGGAACAAACCAAATCGAACCATATCACCATCCTTTCACCAGAAAATTAACTGATCATCTCATTTACAATATGGATCAGAGCACACAAGTCCACTTTCAAAAAGATCCTGTTTTACACGAAGGCTTAATGGTTCATCTCCATTCTGCTATTCATCGCATTAAATTTGGTTTTCCGATTATGAACCCTTACTAAAAGAAATCAAACGCTTATATCCTTATATGTTGAGAATGTTGCAAACTGCTTTAGAAAATTTAGATTTGAATGATCTAGATTTTCATATTCCGGAAGATGAGGCAGCCTACCTTGTTCTTCATTTTCAAGCTTCAGTAGAACGGTTAAACCAGAAAACACGAACCACTCATCGTGCCGTGATTGTTTGTCACCTGGGAATTGGCATATCTAATTTGTTAAGAGCTAAACTTGTTAACCATTATCCTGCTATTAAGATCATCGACACTATAGGTAAAATGGATGTAAAACAATTTATTCAGCAACACGAGGTCGATTTAATAATAACCACGGTAAACCTTGAACAGCTCTCTGTACCACACATCGTTATCTCTCCTTTATTGGGTCCAGAAGATAAAAAAAAGTTGGAAACTTGGTTAAATGTAACAGGACAACATTCGGCTCCCTATAAACATAATAATTCCGCGCTTCTATCACTTATCAAAAATGGGTTTTTGTTTTCTAACGTTAAGCGTACTCACAGATATGAAGTCGTTGAGATGCTGGCAAATTCATTGTATAAACAGGGTTCTGTTGAGCACGCTTTTATTCACAATACCCTTATGAGGGAGCGTGAATCAGCAACTGGAATCGGTGGCGGAATTGCTATTCCTCATGGAAAGCCTGATCTTGTAAAAAGTTCTTCTATAGCGATGGCGGTGTTACCGGAAGCAATCGAATGGGGTGACGAGCTGGTAAAGGTTGCCTTTTTAATCGCTTTGGCCCCTGAAGATAAACAGGTGGCCAAAGATGTGATTGAACACCTCTCAACCATCAGCAAAGATCCCAGCAAAACAAGCGCGCTTTCGCAGGTTTCAACTTTTGAAGATCTGGAATCGTTACTATGATTAATACGTGCATTACCACAACTCCGGTATAAAGTTAGGATATTGAATCGGATTTCAAAGGTTATACTTGGTATAACCAATAAGGGAGGGGTATTCATGACAAAGATATTAGCAGTTACAGCCTGTCCAGTCGGTATCGCCCATACGTATATGGCCGCTGAAAACCTTCAAAAAGCCGGTGAGGATCTTGGAGTGGATATAAAAGTAGAAACACAGGGATCGATCGGAGTTGAAAATGCTTTAACCGACGAAGACATTCGTCAAGCAGACGGGATTATCATCGCAAGTGATAAAGACGTCAGCAAAGAACGCTTTGTCGGAAAAAAATTGCTCGTTGTCGGCGTTCAAGACGGCATCCGCAGACCTGAAGAACTGATTCAAAAGGTACAAACAAATGAAGTGCCCATTTATAATGCAGGAAATGACACAATTCAAGCTGTTAAGCAAAAGAAGAAGGAAAAAGAAAATCCGATTTACCGCCATTTAATGAACGGCGTGTCGTACATGATTCCTTTTATCGTCGTCGGTGGTTTACTGATTGCAATCGCCTTGACGTTAGGTGGAAAGCAGACTCCGGGTGGAATTGTGATTCCTGAAGACTCCTTCTGGAAAACCATTGAAAGCATTGGTGCCGCTTCATTCAGTTTTATGGTACCGATCCTCGCTGGGTTTATTGCTGTCAGTATCGCTGATCGCCCCGGTCTTGCACCAGGTGTCATTGGCGGATTTATCGCTGCTAACGGCAGTTTCTACGGTAGTGAAGCTGGCGCTGGGTTCATAGGCGGTATTATTGCTGGTTTTCTGGCAGGTTATGTTGTATTAGCTATTAAGAAAATCAAAGTTCCAAAGTCAGTTCAGCCCATCATGCCAATTATTGTCGTACCCATTCTAGGAACATTGATCGTTGGTATATTATTCAGCTTTGTCATTGGAGCCCCTGTTGCATCATTATTTGAGGCACTCACAGAGTGGCTGAAAGGCATGCAAGGCGCCAGTTCCATCGTACTCGCTCTCATCTTAGGTGCTATGATTGCTGTTGATATGGGTGGACCATTTAATAAAGTTGCCTTTTTGTTTGGGTCCGCCATGATCGCTGAAGGTAATTACGAAATTATGGGGCCTATTGCGGTAGCGATTTGTATCCCGCCAATCGGTATGGGCCTAGCTACATTTTTAAATAAACGTAAATATCAGCCTGCAGAACGTGAAACAGGTAAGGCTTCATTTACGATGGGTTTATTCGGCATTACAGAAGGCGCTATCCCATTTGCTGCGCAGGATCCATTACGGGTTATCCCCAGTATTGTGGTCGGATCTATGGCTGGTTCGGTTATTGCTATGATGGGCAGTGTAGGTGATCGTGTTGCTCACGGTGGGCCAATTGTAGCTATTCTTGGTGCTGTCGACAACGTGGTTATGTTTTTCATTGCGGCGCTTGTTGGTGTGTTGGTGACCGCCATCATGGTTAATCTATTGAAAAAAGACGTCGATTCTGAACCTGCAATGGTCAGCTCCAGCGCTGGAAATGCAGCTGTGGAAAACACTTCAGCAGATGAAACAATTCAACAGACAGAGACAGAAGAGATTGAAATTCATAAACTGACAGACATTACTACCCCTGAGCTGATTAAAACGAGGTTAAATGGAACCACCCGTGACGAGGTCATGGATGAATTGATTAAGATGCTTAATGCATCTGGAGTGATCGAGTCAGCTGACACGTACAAGGAAACATTGCTTGCTCGAGAAGCCGAGGGAACCACCGGGCTCGGTATGAATATTGCCATTCCGCATGGTAAATCATCCACAGTCAGAAAACCAGCTGTAGCATTTGGCATTCAATCCACTGGTGTCGACTGGAACA
This sequence is a window from Lentibacillus sp. JNUCC-1. Protein-coding genes within it:
- a CDS encoding efflux RND transporter permease subunit, with translation MTIFILLAVIGAIVQFWVPVNYSMVDYLPENAPSTTAMDVMEEEFDSAVANTRVMVQDVSVQEALAFKEDIAAIDGVNDVSWLDDAIDIRTPLEVADQETVETYYKNDKALFTLEIEEGKEVPATEAIYDVIGKDNAMAGDALNTAISQQKTGQETFNAAAILIPVVILILLLSTRSWFEPVLFLTAIGISVLINLGTNIFIGEISFISQSVAPILQLAVSLDYAIFLLHSFDDYRKTDSPEKAMKRAMKRSFPAVTASASTTFFGFLALTFMDFEIGADLGLNLVKGILLSFLSVMVFLPALTLISYKWIDKTHHKQWLPNRYPIGKFVTKLRIPALLLVALIIVPAFLAQNETNFIYGMGDNPDNTRAGQDENAIKDAFGKYTPIVLLVDKGDLARQEQFVDELSELKYVKSTVDYTGAVGTGIPPEYLEESAREQFFSEHYSRIILNTTTDTEGDAAFALVEDVKEVAANYYGDDYYATGESFTLYDMKQVVQEDNKLVNVLTVVAIAAVLLITFKSLSMPLVLILTIQTAVWMNLAVPYFTNEPLVYIGYLIISIVQLAATVDYAILFTEDYMNNRQEMPKFEAIKKTINEKIFSIGVSASILSSVGFIMWLTSTDPIISSIGILLGRGTLLAFTMVVIFLPALLVVFDKPIEKTTWRPNFYKRK
- a CDS encoding YhgE/Pip domain-containing protein, with translation MQKQTFRTAFAVLCSFLLLFGLLPAGTFAKEKDTGSEGIIDSKDETVYGTLRSDGQTKSMYVVNTFHVEKQGQLTDFGPYTDVRNLTNLEDIKMPSNHKVVFETDSDEFYYQGELKNQPLPWNLSITYTLDGEKIAPENLAGKNGHLQIQIETKQNESVDPVFFNHYLQQISVTIDPAKFKNVQAPKGTIANAGKNQQVTFTVLPEKEDVLIISADVTEFELKPIELNALPANIAIEDPDYGALTSDMQTLADAVAELHNGVAELNGGISDLNAGAADLSSGSSDFRGGLAELSQRSGDLISGSREIQKGLNGINERLSGNFETPDLSELQALPEGLRKLAGALNESAVGLGELKEGFKGAHDTLKGTINQIPEINPDEIDRLLNNVEKGSENKKTVKKLVQAYKKAQEVKGVYHGTQDRPGVKQAFNAVPQTLDEVSGGLNEMVTQLNQTADQIEAGLSQMDQLDQLDQLQQGIATLANEYSNLHSGIVSYTDGVKSLNANYKELDNGIQSLSNGLSSVDQGASELQSGSKELKEETADLPSEFESEIQEMLDEFDYSDFDPVSFVSDKNDQIGVVQFVLQTESIEMPEAETPDANDDDDNQSIWQRFLNLFK
- a CDS encoding aldo/keto reductase, whose product is MKTIKLGKSRLETSKIALGCMRMNELTRVEASGVIVNALENGIDLFDHADIYGDGHSEAIFGDAINLSDDRRETIKLQTKCGIRDGFFDFSKEHIIESVEGSLRRLKTDYIDTLLLHRPDTLMEPEEVAEAFAILQGSGKVRYFGVSNQNPLQMELLQKYLKDDLIVNQLQLSLVHTPMIDAGFNVNMHNDPAVVRDGGVLEYCRLNDITIQAWSPFQHGMIEGPFIGNPDFPQVNRKLEEMAEEKRVSPTTMAIAWILRHPATIQPVVGTMNQERLTQIAKASDVQLTRKEWYELYRAAGNELP
- a CDS encoding PTS fructose transporter subunit IIABC, whose amino-acid sequence is MTKILAVTACPVGIAHTYMAAENLQKAGEDLGVDIKVETQGSIGVENALTDEDIRQADGIIIASDKDVSKERFVGKKLLVVGVQDGIRRPEELIQKVQTNEVPIYNAGNDTIQAVKQKKKEKENPIYRHLMNGVSYMIPFIVVGGLLIAIALTLGGKQTPGGIVIPEDSFWKTIESIGAASFSFMVPILAGFIAVSIADRPGLAPGVIGGFIAANGSFYGSEAGAGFIGGIIAGFLAGYVVLAIKKIKVPKSVQPIMPIIVVPILGTLIVGILFSFVIGAPVASLFEALTEWLKGMQGASSIVLALILGAMIAVDMGGPFNKVAFLFGSAMIAEGNYEIMGPIAVAICIPPIGMGLATFLNKRKYQPAERETGKASFTMGLFGITEGAIPFAAQDPLRVIPSIVVGSMAGSVIAMMGSVGDRVAHGGPIVAILGAVDNVVMFFIAALVGVLVTAIMVNLLKKDVDSEPAMVSSSAGNAAVENTSADETIQQTETEEIEIHKLTDITTPELIKTRLNGTTRDEVMDELIKMLNASGVIESADTYKETLLAREAEGTTGLGMNIAIPHGKSSTVRKPAVAFGIQSTGVDWNSMDGTRAKLIFMIAVPKEREGNDHLKILQMLSRRLMDESFREQLLEAESKEEAYKLLDTIS